A genomic region of Papaver somniferum cultivar HN1 chromosome 7, ASM357369v1, whole genome shotgun sequence contains the following coding sequences:
- the LOC113292640 gene encoding zinc finger protein ZAT9-like, with product MAVVVDQQPKFKHFCRICKKGFGCGRALGGHMRAHGIGDENIILDDEDTSNDTDDNEDQHHPPSNKRMYALRTNPNRFKNCRICENCGMEFSSWKAFLEHGKCSSSRGYGDELNNHVITPQVSDEEDGVARTWSKGIRSKRAKVGFNSNNMMNCPSTEEEDLANCLVLLSSAQVDHPIFIAETEESCASASKEENKRRKPNGFYMSSGTDHYNSHHQLLLQSSYDHNNSNKAKGLSSKGLFECKACKKVFNSHQALGGHRASHKKVKGCFAAKNEMHQQQQQYQNDDQSILMDEDVITNDEYLVSPKSTMNINQSFERESYGGSPSPMTSKRKSKVHECSICHRVFSSGQALGGHKRCHWVTSNSPDNTSISISFHHQQQLKDRNQNFHDFHKRSSSSSQFYNTKQIVSEDLQLSVLDLNLPAPPSVGKGENNKLGFEVPWIGLSTNNNANENNADGQIPEMRKTDDENDEEQNQNNNVKLAKLSDLKDMKMGDNGSSSPWLQVGIGSSTTDNNV from the coding sequence ATGGCTGTGGTTGTGGATCAACAGCCTAAATTTAAACATTTTTGTAGGATTTGCAAGAAAGGGTTCGGTTGTGGAAGAGCattaggtggtcatatgagagcTCATGGAATCGGAGATGAGAATATTATCTTAGACGACGAAGATACATCAAACGACACAGACGATAACGAGGATCAGCATCACCCACCAAGTAATAAGCGTATGTATGCCTTGCGAACTAATCCAAATCGGTTCAAGAATTGTCGAATTTGTGAGAATTGTGGAATGGAGTTCTCGTCGTGGAAAGCTTTTCTTGAGCACGGAAAATGCAGTTCATCGAGAGGGTATGGTGATGAGCTTAATAATCATGTCATAACACCTCAAGTATCAGATGAAGAAGACGGGGTGGCACGTACATGGTCCAAAGGAATCCGGTCGAAACGAGCAAAAGTAGGATTTAATTCGAATAATATGATGAATTGCCcatcaacagaagaagaagacCTTGCAAACTGTTTAGTTTTACTATCAAGTGCACAGGTTGATCATCCCATCTTCATAGCCGAAACGGAAGAATCTTGTGCTTCGGCTAGTAAAGAAGAGAACAAAAGGCGTAAACCAAATGGTTTTTACATGTCATCAGGAACTGATCATTATAATAGTCATCATCAACTACTACTACAAAGCAGCTATGACCATAATAACAGTAATAAAGCCAAGGGACTATCATCTAAAGGGTTGTTTGAATGTAAAGCGTGTAAGAAAGTGTTCAATTCTCATCAAGCGTTAGGAGGGCATAGAGCAAGTCACAAGAAAGTTAAAGGCTGTTTTGCTGCTAAAAATGAAATgcatcaacaacagcagcaataTCAAAACGATGATCAAAGTATCTTAATGGACGAAGacgtaatcacaaacgatgagtatCTTGTCTCGCCTAAATCAACTATGAATATCAATCAATCATTTGAGCGTGAAAGTTATGGTGGTAGCCCATCTCCGATGACATCGAAGAGGAAATCCAAAGTGCATGAGTGTTCCATATGTCATCGAGTTTTCTCGTCTGGACAAGCTTTAGGTGGACATAAAAGATGTCACTGGGTTACTTCCAACTCCCCGGATAACACATCTATTTCAATTTCCTTTCATCACCAACAACAACTAAAAGATAGAAACCAAAATTTCCATGATTTTCATAAACGGTCATCATCGTCTTCTCAATTCTATAACACTAAGCAGATTGTGTCCGAAGATTTGCAGTTATCAGTACTTGATCTTAATCTACCTGCGCCACCATCCGTGGGTAAGGGTGAGAACAACAAGTTAGGATTTGAAGTTCCATGGATAGGTCTGTCTACTAATAACAATGCCAACGAAAACAACGCAGATGGACAAattccagaaatgagaaagactGATGATGAAAATGACGAggaacaaaatcaaaataataatGTGAAGTTGGCAAAGTTAAGTGATCTAAAGGATATGAAGATGGGAGACAATGGTTCTTCGTCACCGTGGTTGCAGGTAGGAATCGGTTCATCAACTACTGATAATAATGTGTAG
- the LOC113294617 gene encoding heat shock 22 kDa protein, mitochondrial-like, which translates to MASIFMDMSKKPAPTVVSSNTLKNKLGLLKNPNPKRSAASFVPIYSFPLNMMKNKKGSHTTDVLRPSFTTDLLSSDVFDSDMEEVKLYDKEEKDVMMKRWSAKELKEGIQLKINLPGFGKDDIKVTVEGTSLVITTLLGKEEDDVLVVGPDVNEYDMNTFITFNLDLDFLNLQELKAEMKNGLLKISIPKEVEEKDVILVKVE; encoded by the exons ATGGCTTCCATCTTCATGGATATGTCAAAGAAACCTGCTCCTACTGTTGTCTCCTCAAACACTTTGAAAAACAAGCTCGGTCTTCTTAAGAACCCTAACCCCAAACGTTCTGCAGCTTCTTTTGTCCCCATATATTCTTTCCCACTTAACATGATGAAAAACAAGAAAGGGTCTCACACTACTGATGTTCTTCGTCCCAGTTTCACTACTGATCTTCTTAGTTCGG ATGTGTTTGATTCTGATATGGAGGAGGTGAAGCTGTAtgacaaagaagaaaaagatgtgATGATGAAGAGATGGAGTGCGAAAGAGCTGAAAGAAGGTATTCAATTGAAGATCAACTTGCCTGGGTTTGGGAAGGATGATATCAAAGTCACTGTTGAGGGTACCTCTCTTGTTATCACTACTCTTCTgggtaaagaagaagatgatgttctTGTTGTTGGTCCAGATGTTAATGAATAtgatatgaacacttttattaCTTTCAACCTGGATCTTGATTTCCTTAACTTACAGGAATTGAAAGCTGAGATGAAAAATGGACTTCTTAAGATCTCTATTCCTAAGGAGGTTGAGGAGAAGGATGTCATCCTTGTTAAGGTTGAATAA